One genomic window of Lepeophtheirus salmonis chromosome 5, UVic_Lsal_1.4, whole genome shotgun sequence includes the following:
- the LOC121117933 gene encoding proton-coupled amino acid transporter 1 isoform X2 yields MLSYDQKEENNSILNEGNGSSGTKGEEDESRPLLCPPPLENPPEAAREDEETYQDMEEGRHPHAVVMTVRQQDVHALSNCDTMIHLLKGNIGTGILAIPNALQNSGLIFGVSGLVCMSSVCIYCMHKLVHSSHELCRRLGQHSMTYPEVAGNAFKTSNSSKLHILSPLAKNIVKLFLCIAQLGFCCVYLLFIAQHLEKLFKHRLGDIRILWYLATLLIPTCALCSVRNLKYLSPISMFANFLQFVGLALSFFYLLQDLPDDWDGDYYFSSWKQIPLYFGTAIYAFEGIGVVLPLENQMRTPQELRGWNGVLNTSMTIVSCLYIAVGFFGYLRYGNHLDGSITLKFPEGEWLAQIIFFSMCLAIFFSYALQFYVPLKTILPFVHKCVPEERHLLAEYVLRYTLVLFTFCCAAAIPQLDLLISLVGAVSSSTLALMAPAIIDTITFWPNMGPYKIRFLANLLIFSLGFIGFITGTYVSIEQIINGKSQSHH; encoded by the exons ATGCTGTCCTATGATCAGAAAGAAGAG AACAATTCTATATTAAATGAAGGAAATGGCAGCAGTGGAACTAAGGGGGAAGAGGATGAGTCCAGACCACTTTTGTGTCCCCCTCCTTTGGAAAATCCCCCCGAAGCAGCGAGAGAAGACGAGGAAACCTATCAAGATATGGAAGAAGGAAGGCATCCTCATGCCGTTGTTATGACTGTTCGGCAGCAGGACGTTCATGCCTTATC GAATTGTGATACGATGATTCATCTCTTAAAAGGCAATATAGGAACGGGGATACTCGCCATTCCTAATGCACTCCAGAATTCAGGTCTTATTTTCGGTGTGAGTGGCCTAGTTTGCATGTCTTCTGTCTGCATTTATTGCATGCATAAGCTTGTTCATTCTTCACATGAACTTTGTCGTCGTCTAGGACAACACTCCATGACCTATCCTGAGGTAGCTGGCAACGCTTTCAAAACTTCCAATTCATCCAAGTTACACATATTGAGCCCACTCGCTAAAAACATAGTTAAACTGTTTTTATGTATTGCTCAGTTAGGTTTTTGTTGTGTTTACCTCCTATTTATCGCTCAACATTTGGAAAAA ttgtTCAAACATCGATTAGGGGATATTAGAATCCTCTGGTACTTAGCCACTCTTCTCATACCAACATGTGCCTTGTGCTCAGTTAGAAATCTGAAGTATTTATCGCCGATATCAATGTTTgcaaattttcttcaatttgttgGTCTtgctctctcttttttttatctacttcAAGACTTACCTGACGATTGGGATGGAGATTACTATTTTTCCTCTTG GAAACAAATTCCTTTGTATTTTGGCACTGCTATCTATGCATTTGAAGGAATTGGTGTTGTTCTTCCTTTGGAGAATCAAATGAGAACTCCACAGGAGCTTCGTGGATGGAATGGTGTGTTGAATACGAGTATGACCATTGTTAGTTGTCTATATATTGCCGTTGGTTTCTTTGGCTATTTGCGGTATGGTAACCATTTGGATGGTAGCATCACTCTGAAATTCCCAGAAGGAGAATG gTTAGctcagataatatttttttccatgtgtTTGGCAATATTCTTCTCTTACGCTCTCCAATTTTATGTGCCTCTCAAAACAATACTTCCATTTGTTCATAAATGCGTGCCTGAAGAACGCCATTTGTTAGCTGAGTACGTACTTCGATATACATTGGTATTATTCACCT tttgttGTGCGGCTGCAATTCCACAATTAGATCTACTTATATCTCTGGTGGGTGCTGTCAGTTCATCCACTCTAGCCCTTATGGCTCCAGCAATCATTGACACTATTACCTTTTGGCCTAATATGGGACCATATAAAATACGTTTCCTTgcaaatttgttaattttctcTCTGGGTTTTATAGGTTTCATAACCGGTACATATGTTAGCATAGAACAGATAATCAATGGAAAATCACAAAGTCATCATTAA
- the LOC121117933 gene encoding proton-coupled amino acid transporter 1 isoform X1 has product MTDYGSLSSVNNNSILNEGNGSSGTKGEEDESRPLLCPPPLENPPEAAREDEETYQDMEEGRHPHAVVMTVRQQDVHALSNCDTMIHLLKGNIGTGILAIPNALQNSGLIFGVSGLVCMSSVCIYCMHKLVHSSHELCRRLGQHSMTYPEVAGNAFKTSNSSKLHILSPLAKNIVKLFLCIAQLGFCCVYLLFIAQHLEKLFKHRLGDIRILWYLATLLIPTCALCSVRNLKYLSPISMFANFLQFVGLALSFFYLLQDLPDDWDGDYYFSSWKQIPLYFGTAIYAFEGIGVVLPLENQMRTPQELRGWNGVLNTSMTIVSCLYIAVGFFGYLRYGNHLDGSITLKFPEGEWLAQIIFFSMCLAIFFSYALQFYVPLKTILPFVHKCVPEERHLLAEYVLRYTLVLFTFCCAAAIPQLDLLISLVGAVSSSTLALMAPAIIDTITFWPNMGPYKIRFLANLLIFSLGFIGFITGTYVSIEQIINGKSQSHH; this is encoded by the exons ATGACGGACTACGGGTCTTTATCTTCAGTTAAT AACAATTCTATATTAAATGAAGGAAATGGCAGCAGTGGAACTAAGGGGGAAGAGGATGAGTCCAGACCACTTTTGTGTCCCCCTCCTTTGGAAAATCCCCCCGAAGCAGCGAGAGAAGACGAGGAAACCTATCAAGATATGGAAGAAGGAAGGCATCCTCATGCCGTTGTTATGACTGTTCGGCAGCAGGACGTTCATGCCTTATC GAATTGTGATACGATGATTCATCTCTTAAAAGGCAATATAGGAACGGGGATACTCGCCATTCCTAATGCACTCCAGAATTCAGGTCTTATTTTCGGTGTGAGTGGCCTAGTTTGCATGTCTTCTGTCTGCATTTATTGCATGCATAAGCTTGTTCATTCTTCACATGAACTTTGTCGTCGTCTAGGACAACACTCCATGACCTATCCTGAGGTAGCTGGCAACGCTTTCAAAACTTCCAATTCATCCAAGTTACACATATTGAGCCCACTCGCTAAAAACATAGTTAAACTGTTTTTATGTATTGCTCAGTTAGGTTTTTGTTGTGTTTACCTCCTATTTATCGCTCAACATTTGGAAAAA ttgtTCAAACATCGATTAGGGGATATTAGAATCCTCTGGTACTTAGCCACTCTTCTCATACCAACATGTGCCTTGTGCTCAGTTAGAAATCTGAAGTATTTATCGCCGATATCAATGTTTgcaaattttcttcaatttgttgGTCTtgctctctcttttttttatctacttcAAGACTTACCTGACGATTGGGATGGAGATTACTATTTTTCCTCTTG GAAACAAATTCCTTTGTATTTTGGCACTGCTATCTATGCATTTGAAGGAATTGGTGTTGTTCTTCCTTTGGAGAATCAAATGAGAACTCCACAGGAGCTTCGTGGATGGAATGGTGTGTTGAATACGAGTATGACCATTGTTAGTTGTCTATATATTGCCGTTGGTTTCTTTGGCTATTTGCGGTATGGTAACCATTTGGATGGTAGCATCACTCTGAAATTCCCAGAAGGAGAATG gTTAGctcagataatatttttttccatgtgtTTGGCAATATTCTTCTCTTACGCTCTCCAATTTTATGTGCCTCTCAAAACAATACTTCCATTTGTTCATAAATGCGTGCCTGAAGAACGCCATTTGTTAGCTGAGTACGTACTTCGATATACATTGGTATTATTCACCT tttgttGTGCGGCTGCAATTCCACAATTAGATCTACTTATATCTCTGGTGGGTGCTGTCAGTTCATCCACTCTAGCCCTTATGGCTCCAGCAATCATTGACACTATTACCTTTTGGCCTAATATGGGACCATATAAAATACGTTTCCTTgcaaatttgttaattttctcTCTGGGTTTTATAGGTTTCATAACCGGTACATATGTTAGCATAGAACAGATAATCAATGGAAAATCACAAAGTCATCATTAA